In Oncorhynchus clarkii lewisi isolate Uvic-CL-2024 chromosome 16, UVic_Ocla_1.0, whole genome shotgun sequence, one genomic interval encodes:
- the LOC139367322 gene encoding WD repeat-containing protein on Y chromosome-like: protein MAALCVGWVLFLIGLPACTLGVESHDQCELVDCHRGTVKMASLTSSTSDDKQKHTTAPGISGEAERSGKSSDSAEEDMPAEGGVENQINEQHLRRIERMFREADTDGGGGLDMAQFRDAMKKIMGDVDDEDVDIIFMKVDTNCDGRMDWVEYLNYMLLEYREKDSLQQQNRPIYFPKPLKIVPVAHCETIVRLQFYPFQPPAGEKKTDSGEHGRASGGSKGRAHSGRYLSISRDGVLNYWSERFKLLRTVNISQMQHTVAQPIWVTDMVCLSNINQLSISSTGRDVEFYDISASKCDIVFSLSELEANVEVMDYWTDGKRGVYSIGDASGTIYIFVSSDVVHNGLFNSAAFKTVSGTNYRIPVSALLKNTSSSFLCFRVPSHNDWIHQIRYIPELNAIATCCAADQTSMILTTLPHSRKCKIQTALFHMQKGILCFDYSPELNVLVTGCFDRVVRVWNPYVTNQATSQMKGHSTIITHIAVNGRDNKIISVSKDKNVRVWDLQDSVCLQNIQSRNVNMGCFPITSTYYNHTSNTMVMATYLIGVLRGSMEDANCSVPTATTSHEQPLCAALYNSNFKQVVSGCHAGVVSVWDILTGEKVMQFQTTPERPVEVTAMAFDGPKRRLITGSKDGTLRLWNFNNGALLSELPLVDSNEVTGILYINERIYVSGWSKRVMWYLDNKEEDKMEHRVWNQYHSDDIYSMHAHGSKMLVTASYSGDVIVWNIDSGQAFCRFNASESPLPLLPIRVIEKPGQVVTVMSPDGLGKEDEDDVWLRSMVEFLETVSQTLNPQARRPSCANPAHTNVIQQINQARRCSIPEPPPDPVIQGPRANMRHGRRGSISAPVSALLPQPVTVSMGRRTTLLPRRKSKTINLDELEKPRFAVEKVLFLATRERSPNTAILLTSSADGYIYAWSIGRNGGLLGKFRAVHSKGPVICAMSTDRQDQILLTGDSNGYITLWDIEKYCYRMRGGGAEEESSNEDSLRLPQLIPPYCKVEGPRRLVVEQDKEILQGWSVSLIPPRPLSSWRCHLKGIVHLEYVERFRLIVTASLDCNVRLWTTAGRYIGTFGQGLWRVGDPKALHTELPVDLKRMGSCQTLKVLNEGKYPHWSCAKRILEGLTAQKSQQSTKFGGVTTQLRELVPTDPRIVKYTDEQIENTWRLWQEKGRQTSSILGRAYKQKVRHHLPSCTPDLQTTFSSQEQLRVYKALPYSVLRPVTLPPVPELLKDHQHRLNEGTDTAAKQKRSTKRRPHSHTRYLAAPP, encoded by the exons ATGGCAGCCCTTTGTGTGGGCTGGGTGCTGTTCCTGATCGGGCTCCCTGCCTGCACCCTGGGG GTGGAAAGCCATGACCAGTGTGAGCTTGTGGACTGTCACAGAGGAACTGTGAAGATGGCCAGCCTTACAAG TTCCACCTCCGATGACAAGCAGAAACACACCACAGCTCCG GGTATTTCAGGGGAGGCGGAGCGTTCAGGGAAGAGCAGTGACTCCGCGGAGGAGGACATGCCAGCTGAGGGGGGAGTGGAGAATCAGATCAACGAACAGCACCTTCGCCGCATTGAACGCATGTTCAGAGAGGCTGACACGGATGGAGGGGGGG gGTTGGATATGGCTCAGTTCCGAGATGCGATGAAGAAGATCATGGGCGATGTGGATGACGAGGATGTGGACATTATCTTTATGAAGGTGGACACCAACTGTGACGGCAGAATGGACTGG GTTGAATATCTGAACTACATGCTGTTAGAGTACAGAGAGAAAGACTCTTTGCAGCAGCAAAACAGGCCAATCTACTTTCCCAAACCACTCAAGATTGTGCCTGT TGCACACTGTGAGACCATTGTCCGGCTCCAGTTCTACCCATTCCAGCCCCCAGCCGGGGAGAAAAAGACAGACTCTGGGGAGCATGGCAGGGCCTCGGGGGGTTCTAAGGGCCGCGCCCACAGTGGACGCTACCTGTCAATCAGCCGTGATGGCGTTCTCAACTACTGGAGCGAGAGGTTCAAGCTGCTGCGCACTGTCAAT ATAAGTCAGATGCAGCACACAGTGGCCCAGCCCATCTGGGTGACAGACATGGTCTGCCTGAGCAACATCAACCagctctccatctcctccacagGGCGAGACGTAG AATTCTATGACATCAGTGCCAGTAAGTGTGACATAGTGTTCTCCCTGTCGGAGCTGGAGGCCAACGTGGAGGTGATGGACTACTG GACAGATGGTAAGAGAGGAGTGTACTCCATTGGTGATGCCAGTGGCACCATATACATCTTTGTCTCCTCTGATGTGGTCCATAATGGCCTGTTCAACAGTGCTGCCTTCAAGACAG TTTCAGGAACAAACTATCGCATCCCTGTGTCAGCCCTGCTCAAAAACACCTCCAGCTCATTTCTCTGCTTTCGAGTC CCCAGCCACAATGACTGGATCCACCAGATCCGCTACATCCCAGAGTTGAATGCCATCGCCACCTGCTGTGCGGCAGACCAAACTTCCATGATCCTGACCACGCTGCCCCACTCACGCAAGTGTAAAATTCA AACTGCACTCTTTCACATGCAGAAGGGAATTCTGTGTTTTGACTACTCACCTGAGCTCAACGTTCTGG TGACTGGATGCTTCGATCGGGTTGTGAGGGTCTGGAACCCCTATGTGACCAATCAGGCCACATCACAGATGAAAGGTCACAGCACCATCATCACTCACATCGCTGTCAACGGCAGAGACAACAAGATCATCAGTGTCTCCAAAGACAAG AATGTGCGGGTGTGGGACCTGCAGGACAGTGTCTGCCTCCAGAACATCCAATCCAGGAACGTCAACATGGGCTGCTTCCCCATCACCAGCACCTACTATAACCACACCAGTAACACCATGGTGATGGCTACGTACCTA ATTGGAGTTCTTCGAGGGTCTATGGAGGATGCAAACTGCTCTGTACCCACAGCTACAACATCACATGAACAGCCACTCTGTGCTGCTCTCTACAACTCCAACTTCAAACAG GTGGTAAGTGGGTGCCATGCGGGCGTGGTCAGTGTGTGGGACATCCTGACGGGGGAGAAGGTAATGCAGTTCCAAACGACCCCTGAGCGACCAGTTGAGGTCACTGCCATGGCATTCGACGGGCCCAAACGCCGCCTCATCACCGGGTCTAAAGACGGCACCCTGCGTCTCTGGAACTTCAACAACGGGGCTCTCCTTTCTGAACTGCCCCTGGTGGACAGCAATGAG GTTACAGGGATTCTGTACATCAACGAGAGGATTTATGTTTCAGGCTGGAGCAAACGGGTCATGTGGTATCT GGACAATAAGGAGGAGGATAAGATGGAGCACCGCGTGTGGAACCAGTACCACTCAGACGACATCTATTCCATGCACGCCCACGGCAGCAAGATGCTGGTGACCGCCTCCTACAGCGGTGACGTCATTGTCTGGAACATAGATTCAGGGCAAGCCTTCTGCCGTTTCAACGCTAGCGAGAGCCCACTGCCCCTCTTACCCATACGG GTGATCGAGAAACCAGGCCAGGTGGTGACTGTTATGAGTCCAGACGGTTTGGGGAAGGAGGATGAGGACGATGTGTGGCTCCGCTCTATGGTGGAATTTCTTGAGACCGTGAGCCAGACTCTCAACCCTCAGGCTCGTCGTCCCAGCTGTGCCAACCCTGCCCACACCAACGTCATACAG CAAATCAATCAAGCCCGGCGTTGCAGTATTCCCGAGCCCCCTCCTGATCCTGTGATTCAGGGGCCTCGCGCCAACATGCGGCAT GGCCGGAGGGGTAGCATCTCGGCTCCAGTCTCTGCTTTACTGCCCCAGCCGGTCACAGTCTCCATGGGTAGGCGGACGACACTGCTGCCTAGACGCAAGAGCAAAACCATCAACCTAGATGAGCTGGAGAAGCCTCGGTTTGCAGTGGAGAAA GTGTTGTTTCTGGCCACCCGTGAGCGTAGCCCTAACACGGCCATCCTCCTGACCAGCTCAGCAGACGGCTACATCTACGCCTGGTCTATCGGCCGTAACGGAGGGCTGCTGGGGAAATTCCGTGCCGTGCATAGCAAGGGGCCAGTCATCTGTGCCATGTCCACTGACAGACAGGACCAGATACTGCTCACTGGAGACAGCAACGGATACATCACG CTGTGGGACATTGAGAAGTACTGTTACCGTATGAGGGGTGGGGGGGCTGAGGAGGAATCATCCAATGAGGACTCTCTGAGGTTGCCTCAACTCATACCTCCCTACTGCAAAGTGGAGGGACCACGGAGGCTGGTGGTGGAGCAGGACAAAGAG ATTTTGCAGGGATGGAGTGTGTCCCTGATCCCCCCTAGGCCCCTGAGTTCCTGGCGCTGCCACCTGAAAGGGATCGTTCATCTTGAGTATGTGGAGCGTTTCCGCCTCATCGTCACAGCCAGCCTGGACTGTAACGTACGTCTGTGGACCACCGCTGGCAGATACATCG GTACATTTGGGCAGGGCCTGTGGCGGGTGGGTGACCCCAAGGCCCTCCACACAGAGCTCCCAGTGGACCTGAAGAGGATGGGGTCCTGTCAGACACTTAAAGTCCTTAATGAGGGGAAGTACCCGCACTGGAG CTGTGCCAAACGCATCCTGGAGGGCCTGACTGCACAGAAGAGTCAGCAGTCGACAAAGTTTGGTGGGGTCACAACGCAGCTGAGGGAACTGGTTCCTACCGACCCACGGATCGTCAAGTACACCGACGAGCAGATTGAGAACACATGGAGACTGTGGCAGGAGAAGGGAAGGCAG ACCAGCAGCATTTTAGGACGAGCATACAAACAGAAAGTGAGACATCACCTTCCGTCCTGTACCCCTGACCTCCAGACAACCTTCAGCAGTCAAGAGCAG ttgaGGGTGTATAAGGCCTTGCCCTACAGCGTTCTGCGGCCCGTCACCCTGCCCCCTGTCCCAGAGCTTCTGAAGGACCATCAACACAGGTTAAATGAGGGCACAGACACTGCCGCCAAGCAGAAGAGGAGCACTAAGCGCCGgccccactcacacacacgctaCCTGGCTGCTCCTCCGTGA